The Phoenix dactylifera cultivar Barhee BC4 unplaced genomic scaffold, palm_55x_up_171113_PBpolish2nd_filt_p 002432F, whole genome shotgun sequence DNA segment TCCCCAGCTGGATGCTTGTCTTTACCACCAACTTTCTCTGCATTTACCCTCAAGACACCCTGCATGGCTGCAGCATTTGCTGCCTCTGCTGCACTTGGCGGGTCCATGGGGAAGTTGGTCAGATCTCTGGACCTGCCTGTCAAGAAAACATGGTCCCTAGAGAAGCTAGAATTCCCCATTTGGATGCTGAACAAAGATTCATTTGAAACCACGCTCCCGTCTATTGCTGAGGACGTAGTCCTTGTGAACATGGAAGATGGAACTATATTTGGGTCGGGGACATCTGACCTCCCCATCACCTGAAGTGGGGGAGAATGATTTCGTCCAAACATGTCCAAGTTATCACTCATCCCAACATCATTGGTATCATTAACTTTGCCATTTTGAGTCTTGGATTGTGAGGCTAATTTATCACTGGCAATCTCAGTGATTTGCAGAAATGATTTGTCGAGTTCAGCTGCATCTAGTTGGAAGAAACCTTCTTCAAATGATTCCCCATCAGAAGATGAGCTAGGAGTTACTTTCTTTATTTCTGGTTTGTTTCCCAGACCAGGATGCCTTTGTTCATCGTATGTATGCTTGCTTCTTGAATCCCCATGAATAGGATCCATAAGATGTCTCTGACAGACCTCTGACCTTCTATGCCACTATGTTCTGAGGATCTCTGTGCAGCAAAGAGAAAACGTTACAATCTGAAGAGAGAATGTAGTTAAATGAAGAAAGACACCATTATaatcaaaactatttttaacTCAGGACAATGGAAGACAAGATCAGAATCTCTCTCcttctcattctctctctctctctctctccccctctctcttcccttcttcctttctttttttcagaaATGTGGTGAGACGCCTGGATTTTTGCATGTCATCCTTTCTTAGGGGCCATGCTAATCTTCTCTGCATTGTTCCAATTTTATCAGATGTCTCTGAAGAGATGA contains these protein-coding regions:
- the LOC120109585 gene encoding uncharacterized protein LOC120109585, which produces MDPIHGDSRSKHTYDEQRHPGLGNKPEIKKVTPSSSSDGESFEEGFFQLDAAELDKSFLQITEIASDKLASQSKTQNGKVNDTNDVGMSDNLDMFGRNHSPPLQVMGRSDVPDPNIVPSSMFTRTTSSAIDGSVVSNESLFSIQMGNSSFSRDHVFLTGRSRDLTNFPMDPPSAAEAANAAAMQGVLRVNAEKVGGKDKHPAGDMHHSASISNLFDSRMASFQSFTFAELTDGRSGSVKVGPVNQPRHWEQAQQRPPQTKTTKATPAAKCFPCFSCSFCS